The genomic window CTCGCTGGCCGCTTCTCCATGAACGCGCTTAGGCCCTCGATCGCGTCGGGGTCGTTGAGCAGCCGATCGAGGTAGAGCTTCTCCGACGCCTTCACCTCTTCGAACGTCGGCCGCACGCGCGCGAACCGCAGCGCCGCCTTGGTCGCGGTGAGCGACGATCGGCTGAGACTCGCGAACGCGCGCGCCGCCGATTCCACGGCGGACGGCAGCTCGTCGGGCGGCACCACGTTGTTGATGAGCCCGACACGCATCGCTTCCTCGGCGCCGAGCGTCTGGCCGCGCAGAATCATCTCGCTCGCGAGGCGCAACGGGATCATGCGCGGCAGCGCGACCGCCGCGAGCGGCGGAAACACGCCGAGCACGATCTCGGGCAGGCCGAAGTTGGCGTCTGAATCGGCGATCACCAGGTCGCCCATCAGCGTCAGCTCGCAGCCGCCGCCAAGCGCGCGCCCCTGAACCGCGACGATCAACGGCACCTCGAGCGCGTCGAGCGCGAAGCAGGCCTCGTGAAACGCCGCGAGCATCTCGGCGCCGAGGTCGGGCAGGTGGCTGCGCACGTCCACGCCGGCCGAGAAGTCGCTGCCACGCGCTTCGAACACGACGCAATTGAGACTCGCGTCGGCGCGAAGCTGATTCGCGGCCGCGGTCAGCTCGCGCGCCGTGGGCAGATCGATCACATTGAGTGGCGGGCAGTCGAGGATCAGCCGGGCAAAACCCGGCCCGATCTCGACCGACACCGACTTTCGCGGCGCGTTCATGGCCGGCTATCCTGCCGACTTTCGCGCCCGCGGGCCACCCGATTCGCTGCCCAACCCAACGGAGGATGCCGATGCCTCGTCGCTCCCTGATCCTGATCGTGGCCGCCATCGCGTTCGGCGCGCTCGCGGCCGTGGTCGTTGCCCAGAACGACATGAGCAAGATCGAGATCAAGACCACCGACGTCGCGCCCGGCATCGCCATGCTGAAGGGGGCGGGCGGCAACATCGGTGTGCTCTCGGGGGCGGACGGCGTGGTGCTGATCGACGATCAGTTCGCGCCGCTGAGCGACAAGATCAAGGCCGCGGTGGCGAAGATCAGCGACAAACCGATCCGCTTCATCCTCAACACGCACTGGCACGGCGACCATACCGGTGGCAACGAGAACTTCGCCAAGATGGGCGTCTCGATCATCGCCCAGGACAATTCGCGCGCGCGCATGATGGTCGCCTACAGCAATCCGGTGTTCGGCTGGAAGGCCGACCCGTCGCCGGCGGTCGCGCTGCCGGTGATCACGTTCAACGACAGCCTGAGCTTCCATCTCGACGGGCAGGACGTGGTGTGCTTCCACGTCAAGAACGCGCACACCGACGGCGACGTGATGGTGTGGTTCCCGCTCGCCAACGTATTCCATGCCGGCGACTGCCTGTTCATCGGCCAGTATCCGATCATCGACGTCGGCAGCGGCGGCACGCTCGACGGAATGATCGCGGCCGCCGAGAAGATTCTGTCGATCGTGAAGCCCGATACCAAGATCATCTCCGGCCACAGCCCGATCTGCACGCGCGACGACGTACAGGCGGCGCACGACATGCTGGTGGACGTGCGCGGGCGGGTGAAGAAACTGCTCGCGCAGGGCCAGACGCTCGATCAGATCACGGCCGCGAAGCCGCTCGCCGACCTGCAGGACAAGTGGGGCAAGGGCTACGTCACCGCGGACATCATGCTCAAGCAGGCGGTCTACGACCTGAGCCGGAAGTAGGGCGATCGCGTCGGCGCAGCGTCTCGCCGCGCGGCGTGTCGCCGCCGCGCGGCTACGACCCGACCGGCTCCTGTTTGCCAAAGCGATAGGCCTCGGCGAGCCAGCGCCTGACCTGCGCGTCCACCTGGTCCGGCCGCTCGAGCCGGAACGTGTGCAGGTGGTAGCGGGGCTTCAGGAACTCGTACTTGACGATCCGCGGGTCGGCGACCCGCCGCGCGAGGATGAACGTGCAGAGCAGGTAGCCTTTGCGTACCACCGCGCTGGCGAACCGCATCCGCGCCATGATCGCGATGCGCGTGCGATTGGGCGACAGGCGCACGGGGCCGCCCTCACGAGCAGCCGCCACGAACGCGCGCCACGCCTGCCGCAACGCCGGGGGGCGCCCCGCAAAGTGCGCCGAGACCGGCACGCGCTCGCAGCTGTGCCACAGGTTGCGGGTCACGAACCAGTGGCCGCAATCCGGGCAGCGCCACAGCGGGCGCTTCTTCACCGCGCGGGCCGGCATCGGCGCCACTCGGCTACTCGAGCCCGTCCACCACGAACAGATCGTTGAGCACGCGTCCGTAGGAATAGGCGACCCGGTGAGTGTCGGCGGACAGGCGGAGAGGTGCGATCGCGAACACGCCACTCGAATCGCGTGGCCCGATCTCGCGCCACAGCTTGCGCTCGCCAGTCTGGATGTCGATCTCGTATACCTGCGCCGGCACCGAGCCGCGAGGGAACATGTAGATGCGCCGGCCGTCGGCCGACCACGACGCCGGGCGTTCGTGGCTTCGCACACCTGGAATGTCACGGGGCTCGCCGCCCTCCACCGGGATGAGCCGATAGGTGACGTCGCTGCCCGACACCAGCATGAAGCGCCCGTCGGGCGAGGTGCGGCTCTCGAGCGCGCCGATTCCGGGCGGGCTGAGCGCTTGCCAGCTCATGTCCTCGAGGCCGACCCGGTAGATGCGAATCGGCTCACCCGGGCGATGAGCGGCGACCCAAATGCGCCGCCCGTCCGGGAACCATCCGCCGATGTGCACGTAGTAATCGGCCTTCGGCAGCACCCGCGGAGCACCGGCGCCCACCGGCAGCATCACCAGCTCGTTCTGGTTTCGGGTGCGCAGGGCCAGCACCCACTTTTCGTCGGGCGAGATCGCCATGGCAATGCCGTCGCCGAGCCGTACGGCGGGCGAGCCGTCGGTGCCGCGGATGAAGATCGAATGTTCTTCACCGCCGCCCTCGCCGGACTCATCGAACAACACCATCCGCCCGTCAGCGGTAAGGCCGCGCAACACCGACCAGTCGAACCACGACAGGTCGCGCTCCTCGCCGGTATCGAGCGCGTTGAAATGAATGCCCACACGCTCGTCGCCATGGGTGAGGAGCGCGCGGCCCTCGGCCGA from Candidatus Sulfotelmatobacter sp. includes these protein-coding regions:
- a CDS encoding enoyl-CoA hydratase-related protein, producing the protein MNAPRKSVSVEIGPGFARLILDCPPLNVIDLPTARELTAAANQLRADASLNCVVFEARGSDFSAGVDVRSHLPDLGAEMLAAFHEACFALDALEVPLIVAVQGRALGGGCELTLMGDLVIADSDANFGLPEIVLGVFPPLAAVALPRMIPLRLASEMILRGQTLGAEEAMRVGLINNVVPPDELPSAVESAARAFASLSRSSLTATKAALRFARVRPTFEEVKASEKLYLDRLLNDPDAIEGLSAFMEKRPARWRSSPSS
- a CDS encoding MBL fold metallo-hydrolase; this encodes MPRRSLILIVAAIAFGALAAVVVAQNDMSKIEIKTTDVAPGIAMLKGAGGNIGVLSGADGVVLIDDQFAPLSDKIKAAVAKISDKPIRFILNTHWHGDHTGGNENFAKMGVSIIAQDNSRARMMVAYSNPVFGWKADPSPAVALPVITFNDSLSFHLDGQDVVCFHVKNAHTDGDVMVWFPLANVFHAGDCLFIGQYPIIDVGSGGTLDGMIAAAEKILSIVKPDTKIISGHSPICTRDDVQAAHDMLVDVRGRVKKLLAQGQTLDQITAAKPLADLQDKWGKGYVTADIMLKQAVYDLSRK
- a CDS encoding DUF5655 domain-containing protein, translated to MPARAVKKRPLWRCPDCGHWFVTRNLWHSCERVPVSAHFAGRPPALRQAWRAFVAAAREGGPVRLSPNRTRIAIMARMRFASAVVRKGYLLCTFILARRVADPRIVKYEFLKPRYHLHTFRLERPDQVDAQVRRWLAEAYRFGKQEPVGS